Proteins from one Elgaria multicarinata webbii isolate HBS135686 ecotype San Diego chromosome 3, rElgMul1.1.pri, whole genome shotgun sequence genomic window:
- the TREX1 gene encoding three-prime repair exonuclease 1 yields the protein MYAAEPPPRPIETFVFMDLEATGLPPSRPKIAEVCLFAVTRHALENPQFSQSFPKPVPLFPRLVDKLCVCVNPDKPFTPIASSITGLTNEVFDRNKKQSFNIHVLHMITAFFNRQHPPICLVAHNGCSYDFPLLKAELDTLGFPALDEIYCADTIKAMKALDNENNQLHQFIYQPNPFGSKKKYGLRDLYFKFYKVYPLNSHSAEEDVITLISIFQQRARELLCWMDSNARPFNTMKAMYKETESYTSFSRTPENIQPVHPSYLQRQPRRRVATSCSLFPVEVEPAGIESSPPNNSSSDMPDEIKNMLLFSLGLLIITWIAFRSPEYS from the coding sequence ATGTATGCCGCTGAGCCTCCCCCCAGACCAATTGAGACATTTGTTTTTATGGATCTTGAAGCAACAGGTTTACCGCCCTCACGACCTAAAATCGCAGAAGTCTGCCTGTTTGCTGTGACTCGACATGCGTTAGAGAATCCTCAATTCAGCCAATCTTTTCCTAAACCAGTTCCTCTTTTCCCTCGTTTAGTAGATAAGCTCTGTGTCTGTGTTAATCCAGACAAGCCATTCACCCCAATAGCAAGTTCCATTACAGGATTGACTAATGAAGTGTTTGATAGGAACAAGAAGCAAAGCTTTAACATACATGTTTTGCACATGATTACGGCTTTTTTCAATCGGCAGCACCCACCAATCTGTTTGGTAGCACACAACGGCTGTAGTTACGATTTTCCTCTACTGAAAGCTGAACTGGATACATTAGGTTTTCCAGCCCTTGATGAAATCTATTGCGCGGATACTATTAAAGCCATGAAAGCTCTGGACAATGAGAACAACCAGCTTCACCAGTTTATTTATCAACCTAACCCATTTGGCAGCAAGAAAAAATACGGCCTTCGTGACTTATATTTTAAATTCTATAAAGTATATCCTCTGAACAGTCACAGTGCAGAAGAAGATGTCATTACACTAATAAGCATCTTTCAGCAACGTGCCAGAGAACTTCTGTGCTGGATGGATTCAAATGCAAGGCCTTTTAATACCATGAAGGCCATGTACAAGGAAACAGAGAGTTATACTTCCttttccagaacacctgagaacatTCAACCAGTACATCCTAGTTACTTACAGAGGCAGCCACGGCGAAGGGTAGCAACAAGTTGCTCACTCTTTCCTGTTGAGGTTGAACCAGCAGGTATTGAGTCCAGCCCACCCAACAATAGTTCTTCTGACATGCCCGATGAAATTAAAAATATGTTGCTTTTTTCCCTTGGGTTACTAATAATCACATGGATTGCGTTCAGAAGTCCTGAATATTCTTAG